A single Perca flavescens isolate YP-PL-M2 chromosome 2, PFLA_1.0, whole genome shotgun sequence DNA region contains:
- the fgg gene encoding fibrinogen gamma chain, with protein sequence MASSLLATAGGLLLLFSISSAQIRGDNIAAKCNMNDGFGLYCPTTCGVADYMLRYMPGVDKDLDHMQEQLDIIANLTKEADETAVYMKDMAASAQKSSQPDSYYKKSSSMLDDVARFEKTIVTQEQQILDLQNLITSNERRMSDLKQLSIQLQQKCSEPCKDSVEIQPLTGTDCQDVANKGATSSGLYYVKPAKATEQFLVYCEIDSFGRGFTVIQRRRDGSVDFHKDWIQYKEGFGYLSPDDTTEFWLGNEKMHLLTATATIPLVLRIDLVDWQGNKRYADYTMFRVAPEVDKYRLTYGYYFGGDAGDAFDGFDFGDDPSDKFYTSHNGMQFSTFDKDNDKYDGNCAEQDGSGWWMNRCHAAHLNGKYYQGGTYTEKDAGEFGYDNGIIWVTWHDRWYSLKETTMKIIPLTRITAGGGQQTGVKQLAGL encoded by the exons ATGGCCTCGTCACTTCTCGCAACAGCAGGAGGACTTCTGTTACTTTTCTCCATCTCATCAGCA CAAATCCGAGGAGACAACATCGCAGCAAAATGCAACATGAATGACGGCTTT GGACTGTACTGCCCTACAACATGTGGAGTGGCAGATTACATGCTGAGGTATATGCCAGGAGTGGACAAGGATTTAGACCATATGCAAGAGCAACTTGACATAATTGCTAATTTGACCAAGGAGGCCGATGAAACCGCTGTCTACATGAAAGATATGGCTGCTTCCGCTCAGAAGAGTTCCCAGCCAG ACTCATACTACAAAAAGTCATCAAGTATGCTGGATGACGTTGCTCGATTTGAAAAGACCATCGTCACACAGGAACAGCAAATTCT CGATCTTCAGAACTTAATTACATCCAACGAGAGGAGAATGTCGGACTTGAAACAACTCTCCatccagctgcagcagaaatgcagTGAACCCTGCAAAGACTCAGTTGAGATCCAACCCCTCACAGGAACAG ACTGCCAGGATGTTGCAAATAAAGGTGCCACCTCCAGTGGTCTTTATTATGTGAAGCCAGCGAAAGCCACTGAGCAGTTCCTGGTCTATTGTGAGATTGACAGCTTTGGACGCGGCTTCACAGTCATACAGAGG AGGCGCGATGGCAGCGTGGACTTCCACAAGGACTGGATCCAGTACAAGGAGGGCTTTGGCTATCTCTCACCAGATGACACCACAGAGTTCTGGCTCGGTAACGAGAAGATGCATCTCCTGACGGCCACTGCAACCATCCCGCTTGTGCTGAGGATAGATCTTGTCGACTGGCAGGGCAACAAAAG GTATGCCGACTACACCATGTTCAGAGTTGCACCAGAGGTCGACAAGTACCGTCTAACATACGGCTACTATTTTGGCGGTGATGCTGGAGACGCCTTCGATGGCTTTGACTTTGGTGATGATCCCAGTGACAAGTTCTACACGTCCCACAATGGCATGCAGTTCAGTACCTTCGACAAGGACAATGACAAGTATGACGGCAACTGTGCTGAGCAGGACGGCTCCGGCTGGTGGATGAACAGATGTCACGCTGCACATTTGAACGGCAAATACTACCAGG GTGGCACGTACACAGAAAAGGACGCAGGTGAATTTGGCTATGACAACGGTATTATTTGGGTGACATGGCATGACCGCTGGTACTCCTTGAAGGAGACCACCATGAAGATCATTCCCCTCACCCGCATCACAGCAGGCGGTGGACAGCAGACTGGGGTGAAACAGTTGGCTGGCCTTTGA
- the LOC114565129 gene encoding uncharacterized protein LOC114565129 → MPTRHVMLSYQWDDQALVKKIYNRLKEDGLPVWMDIEGGVTGNINDSMAAGVEAACVICPFMTPAYQASRSCKKELNYADSREVSVVPVMLANDWEASEWLGLITAGLLWVDFRNAENDEEHFEMCLRSLEEEIMFIAGHLLDVEEPAREEVDLPEPSKPHLKKKPGRKFRHALSDLYIHDFGEQSTGDTRNTVELNETHGDQCYWVEVKGDGCKYYTNAVTDRYLGFDPSSEQVHSEASPSVSEEWLLLADQTDQSHQRAVVIKNKHSGRFLAVQNGHFIGLTSYNEDCKWVLE, encoded by the exons ATGCCAACACGTCATGTTATGCTCTCCTACCAGTGGGATGATCAGGCTCTGGTGAAAAAGATATACAATCGCCTTAAAGAGGATGGTCTGCCAGTGTGGATGGATATCGAAGGAGGGGTGACAGGGAACATAAACGACTC gaTGGCTGCAGGTGTGGAGGCGGCTTGTGTGATTTGTCCGTTCATGACTCCAGCTTACCAGGCGTCCCGCAGCTGTAAGAAAGAGCTCAACTATGCCGACAGCAGGGAGGTTTCGGTCGTGCCGGTGATGCTGGCCAACGACTGGGAGGCCAGTGAGTGGCTGGGGCTGATCACTGCAGGCCTGCTGTGGGTGGACTTCAG AAACGCAGAGAACGACGAGGAGCACTTTGAGATGTGTCTCAGGTCTCTGGAGGAGGAGATCATGTTTATCGCCGGTCACCTCCTGGACGTTGAAGAACCTGCAAGAGAGGAGGTGGATCTGCCAGAACCATCAAAACCCCATCTGAAGAAGAAACCGGGACGAAAGTTTCGCCATGCGCTCTCAGACCTCTACATCCATGACTTTG GTGAGCAGTCAACTGGTGACACCAGAAACACCGTGGAGCTAAACGAGACACATGGAGATCAGTGTTACTGGGTGGAGGTTAAGGGTGACGGCTGTAAGTACTACACGAACGCTGTCACCGACAGATACCTGG GGTTTGACCCCAGCAGTGAGCAGGTCCACTCTGAGGCCAGTCCGTCCGTGTCTGAGGAGTGGCTGTTGTTGGCGGATCAGACGGACCAGAGCCATCAGAGAGCCGTCGTCATCAAGAACAAACACTCGGGGAGGTTCCTGGCAGTCCAAAATGGCCACTTCATTGGACTAACATCGTACAATGAAGACTGTAAATGGGTTTTAGAATAA
- the plrg1 gene encoding pleiotropic regulator 1, whose translation MAEDVQKHSVHTLVFRSLKRTHDMFVSDHAKSVAQDEESHKLKMSVKMTADYNAVLHMPVLKEGKDRMALPGSMLGHQSYTQPGDDPDYLITGTHAYPSGPGVALTADTTMHRNPSEGGIHSMALALPPSQARLDVSRTAASVGDIHRHAGGAERSHPPSTAVSLLEGGGTRNSTLARKAPTMPKPQWHPPWKLFRVISGHLGWVRSIAVEPGNQWFVTGSADRTIKIWDLASGKLKLSLTGHISTVRGVAVSNRSPYLFSCGEDKQVKCWDLEYNKVIRHYHGHLSAVYDIDLHPTIDVLVTCSRDATARVWDIRTKANVHTLTGHTNTVATVRCQAAEPQVITGSHDSTIRLWDLIAGKTRATLTNHKKSVRTLALHPRQYTFASGSADNIKQWMFPDGNFIQNLSGHNAIINTLAVNSDGVLVSGADNGTIHLWDWRTGYNFQRIHAAVQPGSLDSESGIFACMFDNSESRLITAEADKTIKVYKEDDTATEESHPVNWKPEILKRKRF comes from the exons ATGGCCGAG GATGTCCAGAAGCACTCAGTCCACACTTTGGTCTTCAGGTCTCTTAAAAGGACGCATGATATGTTTGTGTCCGACCATGCGAAATCCGTCGCACAGGATGAGGAAAG CCACAAGTTGAAGATGAGTGTGAAAATGACAGCGGATTATAATGCAGTTTTACACATGCCTGTCCTGAAGGAAGGGAAAGACCGAATGGCTCTTCCTGGCAGTATGCTTGGCCACCAGAGTTACACACAGCCAG GGGATGACCCAGACTACCTGATCACCGGGACACATGCTTATCCCTCTGGACCTG GAGTAGCCTTGACTGCTGACACAACAATGCACAGGAATCCAAGTGAGGGAGGAATCCACTCCATGGCGCTGGCCTTGCCACCCTCCCAAGCCAG GCTGGATGTAAGCCGCACTGCTGCCAGTGTCGGTGACATCCATCGACATGCAGGAGGAGCGGAACGATCTCACCCTCCATCGACTGCTGTG tcACTCTTGGAGGGAGGCGGCACTAGAAATTCTACACTCGCCAGGAAAGCGCCAACCATGCCTAAACCCCAGTGGCATCCACCATGGAAACTGTTCCGG GTCATCAGTGGTCACCTCGGCTGGGTGAGGTCCATCGCCGTGGAGCCGGGGAATCAGTGGTTTGTCACCGGGTCTGCTGACAGAACCATAAAG ATCTGGGACCTGGCCAGTGGGAAACTGAAACTCTCCCTGACTGGACACATCAGTACAGTGCGTGGGGTGGCGGTCAGCAATCGAAGCCCCTACCTGTTCTCCTGTGGAGAGGACAAGCAAGTCAAGTGTTGGGATCTGGAGTACAACAAG GTCATCAGGCACTACCACGGACACCTCAGTGCCGTGTATGATATAGACCTACATCCGACTATTGACGTGCTGGTCACGTGCAGCAGAGATGCCACAGCAAGG GTGTGGGACATCAGGACGAAAGCTAACGTGCACACACTGACTGGCCACACCAACACTGTGGCCACAGTGAGATGTCAGGCGGCAGAACCACAAGTCATCACTG GCAGCCACGATTCAACCATCAGGCTGTGGGATCTGATTGCTGGAAAAACCAGAGCAACTCTGACCAACCACAAGAAGTCTGTGCGAACGTTGGCGCTGCACCCCAGACA ATACACTTTTGCCTCCGGTTCTGCCGATAACATCAAGCAGTGGATGTTCCCAGATGGCAACTTCATCCAGAACCTGTCGGGCCATAATGCCATCATCAACACTCTTGCTGTTAACTCTGATGGCGTGTTGGTGTCTGGAG CCGACAATGGAACCATCCACTTGTGGGATTGGAGGACAGGCTACAACTTCCAGCGGATTCATGCAGCTGTGCAGCCTGGATCTCTGGACAGCGAGTCGGGAATCTTTGCCTGCATGTTCGACAACTCGGAAAGCAGACTGATCACCGCCGAGGCTGACAAGACCATTAAAGTATACAAAGAGGACGACACAGCT aCAGAAGAATCTCATCCAGTCAACTGGAAACCAGAAATCCTCAAGAGAAAAAGATTCTAA